In Vibrio hippocampi, a single genomic region encodes these proteins:
- a CDS encoding polysaccharide lyase family 7 protein produces the protein MMLKTTASIASIMCLSAVANAAQLNIESATDWGGTVDGYPASNAIDGSTAWASRWKASNGDSENLELDLGSVQSITDVAVAWGKGDDRTHRFEIRTLADESSNSWTKVYSGTSSGLSETYENYDVTDIDARWVRIKIFENSDGDEYTNIKEVRIYGGESTDPGNGDNDYGLDASQPPSYNFDLWDWYLSVPTDTDGSGTADSIKEDALNNGYESQYFYTADDGGMVFECTVGGYKTSSNTSYTRTELREMLRRGDTSVGTSSAENNWAFSSIPSSSQSDFGGIDGEMKATLAVNKVTTTASSTEQNGRIVIGQIHAENNEPIRLYYHKLPGNSNGAVYFAHETSSSDGGNETWYNLLGSMVDSSGEISSTSNPSAGMALDEHFSYQITVEGDDLTVIISQNGSQLAKKTVDMSGSGYDDADNYMYFKAGLYLQDKTGDDDDYAKVTFYELTNTHDNYGY, from the coding sequence ATGATGTTAAAAACCACAGCGAGTATTGCAAGTATCATGTGCTTGAGTGCTGTCGCGAATGCTGCTCAGTTAAACATAGAAAGTGCCACGGATTGGGGCGGAACAGTGGATGGCTATCCGGCGTCAAATGCCATTGATGGTAGCACCGCTTGGGCAAGCCGTTGGAAAGCATCTAACGGTGACTCAGAAAATTTAGAGTTAGATTTAGGGTCAGTACAAAGTATCACTGATGTAGCGGTTGCTTGGGGTAAGGGTGATGATCGCACCCATAGGTTTGAGATCCGTACGCTTGCAGATGAAAGTTCGAACTCTTGGACTAAGGTTTATTCTGGTACCAGTTCGGGCTTATCAGAAACTTATGAAAACTACGATGTGACCGATATCGATGCTCGCTGGGTGCGAATAAAAATATTTGAAAACAGTGATGGTGATGAATACACCAACATTAAAGAAGTCCGTATTTATGGCGGTGAGTCGACGGACCCAGGTAACGGTGACAATGACTATGGTCTAGATGCATCACAACCACCGTCATACAACTTTGACCTTTGGGATTGGTATCTCAGTGTACCAACCGACACCGATGGTTCGGGTACGGCTGATTCGATTAAAGAAGATGCACTAAATAATGGTTATGAGAGTCAGTACTTCTATACTGCCGATGATGGTGGCATGGTGTTCGAATGTACGGTAGGCGGTTACAAGACCTCATCTAATACAAGCTATACACGTACAGAGTTGCGCGAGATGTTACGACGTGGCGATACCAGTGTCGGAACCAGTTCCGCAGAGAACAACTGGGCATTCTCAAGTATTCCAAGCTCAAGCCAGAGTGATTTTGGCGGCATTGATGGTGAGATGAAAGCGACACTGGCCGTGAATAAAGTCACCACAACAGCGTCATCAACCGAACAAAATGGTCGTATCGTGATCGGTCAAATCCACGCTGAGAATAACGAGCCGATTCGCTTGTACTATCATAAGCTTCCGGGTAACAGCAATGGCGCAGTTTACTTCGCCCATGAAACCTCAAGCAGTGACGGTGGCAATGAAACCTGGTACAACCTACTGGGTTCAATGGTAGATTCGAGCGGAGAGATCAGCAGCACTTCTAACCCATCTGCGGGTATGGCGCTGGATGAGCACTTCTCTTATCAGATCACCGTTGAGGGCGATGACCTTACGGTTATCATCAGCCAAAATGGTTCTCAGTTGGCGAAGAAAACCGTCGACATGTCAGGCAGTGGTTATGATGACGCCGACAACTATATGTACTTTAAAGCGGGTCTATATTTGCAAGATAAGACCGGTGATGACGACGATTATGCCAAGGTAACGTTCTATGAGTTAACCAATACGCATGATAATTATGGTTACTAA
- a CDS encoding MFS transporter: MISFRRFIAQINPQIVPIVILSLLAHATLSGGRVVSSLFVLQGGNSEVIAGLTYGLYGLMPALLSLHIGRWVDHVGPKLVMRISLLVIVMGLLIPAFYLSVSSVLVCAAFSGLGFGGYILSAQTSVSLMKVEKESDRTGMFAWLQMGTSVSAVTGPILVGLIIDNNNFTTVYICLAGIVFLGLVGSFYANIPEKKQPSDKVKRTGIIQEVVKNRSLMKIYFLSMATYFAWDCFSFMIPVLGVNQGYSATNIGLMLSFFSAGTLVVRLLMPWLSRKCNELKTLSISYGLAAAVFFLLPIAGNIIMLCALSLAFGLLAGLWHPNIQNLILTKVGAERAGEASGLRLMSGNFSGMLGTTTCGALTVLVGFFPVFVAIAGLMGASSWQAYLSHRTENNEKTGA, from the coding sequence ATGATTAGTTTTAGACGCTTTATAGCACAAATAAATCCACAAATTGTCCCTATTGTTATTCTATCTTTGCTTGCGCATGCGACTTTGTCTGGTGGGCGCGTCGTTTCTTCTCTATTCGTTCTTCAGGGAGGAAATTCAGAAGTAATAGCAGGTTTAACTTATGGACTATATGGTCTTATGCCAGCGCTTTTGTCTTTGCATATAGGCAGATGGGTTGATCATGTTGGTCCTAAGTTAGTTATGCGTATAAGTCTACTTGTCATCGTGATGGGGTTGCTTATACCTGCATTCTATTTGTCTGTTAGTTCAGTTTTGGTCTGCGCAGCATTTAGCGGACTAGGGTTTGGAGGCTATATCTTATCTGCTCAAACCAGTGTTTCATTGATGAAAGTGGAAAAAGAATCTGATAGAACAGGAATGTTTGCGTGGTTGCAAATGGGGACATCCGTTTCAGCAGTAACAGGACCAATATTAGTCGGTTTAATTATTGATAATAATAACTTTACAACCGTGTATATCTGTTTAGCTGGAATCGTTTTCCTTGGTCTTGTGGGGTCGTTTTATGCGAACATTCCCGAAAAAAAACAACCAAGTGACAAAGTAAAGCGCACGGGAATTATTCAAGAGGTTGTCAAAAACAGATCGCTGATGAAGATATATTTCTTGTCGATGGCAACGTATTTTGCGTGGGACTGTTTTTCATTCATGATACCAGTGTTAGGTGTTAACCAAGGTTATTCAGCGACAAATATAGGGTTGATGCTGTCTTTTTTTTCCGCTGGTACACTAGTAGTGCGATTGCTTATGCCTTGGTTATCACGTAAATGTAATGAATTAAAAACACTCAGTATCTCTTATGGTTTGGCCGCGGCAGTGTTTTTTCTACTACCCATTGCTGGAAACATAATAATGTTATGTGCATTGAGTCTTGCGTTTGGTCTTTTAGCTGGTTTGTGGCATCCCAATATTCAAAATCTTATCCTTACAAAAGTGGGAGCAGAGAGAGCCGGAGAGGCATCAGGGCTGCGCCTTATGTCGGGAAATTTCTCCGGAATGTTAGGGACGACAACTTGTGGTGCCCTAACAGTATTAGTCGGCTTTTTCCCTGTTTTTGTGGCTATTGCAGGGCTTATGGGTGCATCGAGTTGGCAAGCCTATCTAAGTCATCGTACAGAGAACAATGAGAAGACAGGTGCTTAG
- a CDS encoding TauD/TfdA family dioxygenase — protein sequence MFIMRSNFTTEDECIQYLKERFTFVPQYTGEDVHYIESREKTEANFASQTTNKVGFHNDGYDYNIVPTHIALYCIEDNYKDGETFYSNFVDALSILDESQIETLINKDLYFKTDPAIFYNAPGFGVKSSIMKDDVLRYSYAYVKRLDNDKVFESALDKLNLELCKIKESIKLKSGDLVIIDNRHLVHGREGFTGSRKIARFWLTME from the coding sequence ATGTTTATAATGAGAAGTAATTTTACTACCGAAGATGAATGCATACAATATTTAAAAGAACGCTTTACTTTCGTTCCTCAGTATACAGGTGAAGATGTACATTATATTGAGTCAAGGGAGAAAACCGAAGCAAACTTTGCTTCTCAGACTACGAATAAAGTAGGGTTTCATAATGATGGTTATGACTATAATATAGTACCAACACATATTGCGCTCTATTGTATAGAAGATAACTATAAAGACGGTGAGACGTTTTATTCTAACTTTGTAGATGCACTGTCAATATTGGATGAGAGTCAAATTGAAACTCTTATTAATAAAGATTTATATTTTAAGACTGATCCTGCGATATTCTATAATGCACCAGGGTTTGGAGTTAAAAGTAGTATAATGAAAGATGATGTATTGCGCTACAGTTATGCTTATGTTAAGAGGTTAGATAATGATAAAGTTTTTGAGAGTGCTTTAGATAAATTAAACTTAGAGCTATGTAAAATAAAAGAATCTATAAAGCTAAAATCTGGTGACTTAGTTATTATTGATAATCGACACTTAGTTCATGGAAGGGAAGGATTTACAGGTTCAAGAAAAATTGCCAGATTTTGGTTGACCATGGAATAA
- a CDS encoding LysR family transcriptional regulator, producing MDNKTLKTFVSVARHKNFSAAANELHSVQPTVSRHISDLEQQLGVKLFVRTTHVVELTKAGEWLLPEAVNILANEKRVKKQITQLDKNIEQKINIGYLATACSFFLPCLLDQYSEQHSNVVANLHEMAGQQQEDALIEGEIDVAFSRRQPTLDGNLFHVDKIYSDHLVAVLPFSHPLSCRSSIDLIELANDKFILFQRSLWIEIFDHILSQCQEVGFAPNIIRYPENMHNLVMSVSSGQGISIAPSCIRFVAESTCACIPIPKLEHALPLYLYYRRAEDKEHLKEFASLCIKLASHIQERLSIE from the coding sequence ATGGACAATAAAACGCTTAAAACCTTTGTTTCTGTCGCTAGGCATAAGAATTTTTCTGCGGCTGCTAATGAACTGCATTCCGTTCAACCGACTGTCTCACGGCATATTTCTGATTTAGAGCAGCAATTGGGAGTAAAGCTGTTTGTTAGAACGACCCATGTGGTCGAATTAACAAAGGCTGGAGAGTGGTTGCTACCAGAAGCAGTAAACATTCTAGCAAATGAAAAAAGAGTAAAAAAACAGATTACTCAGTTAGATAAAAACATTGAGCAGAAGATTAACATTGGTTATCTTGCGACAGCCTGTTCATTTTTTTTACCCTGTTTGCTTGACCAATACTCTGAACAGCACTCCAATGTTGTCGCTAATTTACATGAAATGGCAGGACAGCAACAAGAAGATGCACTCATTGAAGGAGAGATTGATGTTGCATTCTCTCGTCGACAACCTACCTTAGACGGAAATTTGTTTCATGTAGACAAGATTTATTCCGATCACCTCGTAGCAGTTTTACCATTCAGTCATCCCTTGTCTTGTAGGAGTAGTATTGATTTGATTGAATTGGCGAATGATAAATTTATTTTGTTTCAGCGTTCTCTATGGATTGAAATTTTCGATCATATTTTATCTCAATGTCAGGAGGTGGGCTTTGCTCCGAATATTATCCGTTATCCTGAAAACATGCATAATCTAGTGATGTCTGTTTCATCAGGTCAGGGTATTTCTATTGCACCAAGTTGCATCCGCTTTGTCGCCGAGAGTACTTGTGCGTGTATTCCAATACCTAAACTAGAACACGCTCTTCCTTTGTATCTATATTATCGCCGCGCTGAAGATAAAGAACATCTAAAAGAGTTTGCTAGTTTATGTATAAAACTGGCATCACATATACAAGAAAGGTTGAGCATTGAATAG
- the cobO gene encoding cob(I)yrinic acid a,c-diamide adenosyltransferase, whose amino-acid sequence MSLSDQQKQDKHKQRQQKVKDNVDQKIAQAQIEKGLLLVITGNGKGKSTSGFGTVARAVGHGKKCAVAQFIKGTWDNGERNLLEKLGVEFHVMATGFTWETQDKSADTAAAQQVWQQCLKLLQDETLDVILFDELTYMVSYGYIELEEVIAALEARPAMQSVIITGRGAHRRLIELADTVSEVKNIKHAFESGVKALKGVDW is encoded by the coding sequence ATGTCATTATCTGACCAACAGAAACAAGATAAACACAAACAACGCCAACAGAAAGTGAAAGATAATGTTGACCAAAAGATCGCTCAAGCACAGATAGAAAAAGGCTTGCTGCTGGTTATCACTGGCAACGGAAAAGGCAAATCGACCTCTGGCTTTGGCACGGTCGCACGAGCGGTGGGGCATGGGAAAAAATGCGCGGTGGCTCAATTTATCAAAGGCACTTGGGACAATGGAGAACGCAACCTGCTAGAAAAGTTAGGCGTTGAATTTCATGTTATGGCGACGGGCTTTACTTGGGAAACTCAAGACAAATCAGCAGATACAGCGGCAGCACAACAAGTGTGGCAACAATGCCTAAAGCTGTTGCAAGACGAAACCTTGGACGTGATTCTCTTCGACGAGTTAACCTACATGGTCAGCTACGGCTATATTGAGTTAGAGGAAGTGATAGCGGCTTTAGAAGCAAGACCCGCTATGCAATCGGTGATAATCACAGGGCGCGGCGCACACCGTCGCCTAATCGAACTCGCAGATACGGTGTCAGAAGTCAAAAACATCAAACATGCTTTTGAATCCGGCGTTAAAGCACTTAAAGGCGTCGACTGGTAG